Sequence from the Dehalococcoidia bacterium genome:
ACGCCATGCCCAGCATAGCACACAGCCGAGCCCACCTTTACCGCACCACCTTCCGTTGGTAGAGGGCGTCCACCTCTTCGTTGGTGTAGCCCAGTTCCCGCAAAAGTTCGCGGGTGTGCTCTCCGAGCAAGGGGGCAGGGCGACGCACTGTGGCCGGGGACTCGTGGAGATCGGCGGGAAAGGCCAGGGCACGGATGCGCCCCGCCTGGGGATGCACCGTCTCCACGATGCGTCCATTGGCCTGCAGGTCGCCGTCGGCCACGATGTGGGCATAATCCCGCACAGGCACCACCCATTGGTTATACCGCCGCAGAAGAGCCACCCACGTGTCCCTGTCCTTCTGGAGGAACACCTCCCGCAGGATAGCGGCCAAAAGGCTTCGGTGGGCCTCCCGCTGCTCCCGGGTGGCGAAACGGGCATCCTGGGCCAGGTCGGGGCGTTCAATGGCCGTGCAGAAATCGGCCCATTGGTCGTCGCGGGAGGAGGAGAGGGCCAGTTCCTGGCCATCCCGACACCGCCAGATGCCATAGGGGGGCGGGCTGACCGGGGATCCCATCCCCCGCTTCGGGGGCACTATCCCCGTGTTGAGGAAGATGGAGAAGCGGTCGTGCTGGAGGGCCATGAGGCTGGCCAAGAGGGACACATGCACCTCCTGCCCCTGGCCCGTGCGCTCCCGATGGTACAGGGCGGCCAGGATGGCCAAGGCGGTGATCACACCCCCCGAGGCATCCCCGATGTGGTCGCCGATGGGGGTAGAAGGCAGGTCGGGATAGCCCGTTACGCTCAGAATGCCGCTCATAGCCTGAATCTGCAGGTCTTGGCCGGGCAGGTCTTTGAAGGGGCCGTGCTGTCCAAAGCCGGAGATGCCGGCGAAGATGAGGCGGGGGTTGATCTCCCGCAGACGGGCGTAGGACAGCCCCAGGCGCTCTAAAGTCTGGGGGCGGATGTTGTGCACGAACACATCAGCGGTGGCCACCAGGCGGTGGGCGATAGCCTGGCCTTCGGGGGTGGCCAGGTCCACGGCTAGGCTCCGCTTGTTGCGATTGCGCACCCCGAAGGGGTAGGAGAACCGCCCCTCGGGGGTAAAGGGAGGCAACTCCCGAATGCGGTCGCCCCGCTCCACCGGCTCCAGTTTGATCACATCCGCCCCCAGGTCGCCCAAAAGGGCACAACAGTAGGGGCCGGCGTACATATGGGTGTGCTCCACCACCCGAATGCCGTGCAAGGGCCCTAACGCCATAGACGCACTCCAGGGTGTGCCGACACCTCTCTTTGCTCCAGCCCCCCTCTGGCGGGAGAAGACGGGGACAGAGGCGCGCAGGGGGTGGGCTTGCCCAGGGGATTAGGGGAAATGGACAGTGGCCGTCCCCACATAGACCACCTGCCCCCGCTGGTTGACACCCGTCAGTTCACATACCACCAGGTTGCGCCCCTCCTCCTGGCGCTTGTCCACCACCTTGCCGGTGATGGTTACCGTGTCGCCCGCGTAAATGGGGGCCACCGCCTTGAAGGTGTAGCGGCTGTGGGGGCTGAACAGGGCCTGGTGGGGAAAGGCCTGCTCCAACACCTGGAAGAAGTAATCGGCCGTGGCGATGCCCATGTTCACCGTGGCCCCGAAGATACCCCCGCGGGCGAACTCAGGGTCGCTGTGTAGGTCCTTCCACTCCCGCCGAGGGCCCAGAATGGCGCGCCGAAAGGCCCCGAAGGCGTCAATCGTCTCCTGGGTCTCCCGTTTGGTCTGGCTCGGCAGTGCATCCCCAATGCGGATGGATTCCCAAGTGACGCCTTTGGCCTGGACGACCATATCTTCCCTCCTATGGGTAGTCTGGGAGGCTTATGCCTTTACCGCCCCTCCGAGCGTCCCCCGTCTCCCCCCGGGGGAGACACCTTCCCCTTGGCGTAGTGCCACAGGCAAGTGTAGATGTATTCCGCCACCTTCTCCCCCCGCTGATTGTAGGCGGTGATAAGGAAGTCGATGAATTTGTTCCCCTTGCGCTCGTATTTGGCGTAAGTCTTGGTGGTGCTGGTGATGACATCGCCAGGGCGCACGGGGCGATAGAGGGTAACCTGGGAGCCGACATAGGGCGTGGCGCGGGGGTTGGTCTTGGCCTGCTCGGGGGCCACATAGCCCGCTGCGGCGATGGCCTGGTCGCGGCGCATGGGGGCATAGGCGAACACCATCCCCGGCGGTGCCACCAGGTCGGCATCCGCAGGGGGGATATGCTCGTAACGGCACACCTTCATATACTCCCGTATCATATCAGCCGTAACCTCTATGCGGATGGGGGGCGATTCATCCCCAATACGGGCCACCTCCCACTCGTAGAGGCGCTCCTGCTCCTGGACCATAGCCCCTCCTCGCGCAGGCTCTGGCGCGGGTACCAGCGCCCATTATACCAGCGCAAGGGAGCACGGGGGCCCCTATGATAGAGGGGAGGCCCCCATGCCCCACCTCCGCACGCGCCTGGATACCCTTCTGGTGGAGCGGGGCCTGGCCCCCACACGGGAGAAGGCCCAGGCCCTGGTGCTGGCGGGCCAGGTGCTGGTGGACGGCCAGCCCGCCCGCAAGCCGGGGCAGACGGTAGACCCCTCGGCCCACGTGGAGGTGTTGGCCCCCCTGCCCTATGTGAGCCGGGGAGGCATCAAACTGGCCCACGCCCTGGACACCTTCCGCATCTCCGTGGAGGGGAAGGTGTGCCTGGATGTGGGGGCGTCCACCGGGGGCTTCACCGACTGCCTCCTGCAAAGGGGGGCGCGACGGGTCTATGCCGTAGATGTGGGGCGGGGGCAGTTGGACCTGCGCTTGCGCCGGGACCCCCGCGTGGTAGTCATGGAAGGGGTCAACGCCCGCTACCCCTTCCCCCTGCCTGAACCCGTAGACCTCATCACCGTGGACGTGTCCTTCATCTCCCTACGGTTGGTGCTGCCCAGCGTGGCCCGCCACCTGGGACGAGGGGGAACGGTGCTCTGCCTGGTGAAGCCCCAGTTTGAAGCACCACGGCAGAAGGTGGGAAAGGGGGGCGTGGTGCGCGACCCGACAGTGCACGCCCAGGCCATCGCCTCCGTCGCCGTGTGGGCCATTGGGCAGGGGTGGCGTGTGCGGGGGATTACCCCTTCCCCCATCCTGGGAGACAAGGGCAACCGCGAGTTCTTCCTATGGCTGGAGGTGCCCCCCGTGCTACCATAGGGGCGTGGGAGCCTTTCGTGTCCCCCTGGAGATAGGCAACCCCCAGGGACAACGCCGGGAGAAGGTAGAGGCCCTGGTGAACACAGGCACAACCTATACGGTAGTGCCCGCGTCGGTGTTGCATCGCCTGGGGGTTGAGGTGTGGGAGCGCCACCCCTTCCTTCTGGCCGATGGCCGGCAGGCTGAGTATGCCATCGGGATGGCGCGCCTGCGCCTAGAGGGGCGGTCGCAGATGTGCCCGGTGGTGTTCGGGGAAGAAGGGATAACCCCTCTGCTGGGCGTGGTAACCCTGGAGATTTTTCGCCTCGCCGTTGACCCCGTGGGCGACGGCTTGTCCCCGTGCCCGTCCTGATGATGGCGAAAGGCCTCCCCGAAACCGGGGAGCCGTTTTCCTGCGCTACCATAGAGGTGACATGGGCACCTTCCCTTATCTTCTCACCCTCATCGGCCCTACAGGGCGAACCGAGCGTCTGGAGGCCCGGGTGGGCACGGGCGCAACCTTTACCACCCTCCCCGCACCCATCCTGAAGCGCCTGGGCGTCCGCCTCTGCTGGCGTGCGCGTCCAGCCGTGGCCGACGGAAAGGAAGGGGAGTGGCCCATGGCCGAGGTGGTGGCCCGTCTGGACGGGCAGGAGCGCACCATCCTGTGCATCTTCGGCCCGCCCGGCTCCGTCCCCCTCCTGGGGGCGCCCGCGGTGGAAGCCTTCCTGCTGACGGTCGACTTCGTGGAGAAGCGCTCGGTGCCCAAAGAGCAAGTTTACCTTACGGTCGGAACTGGGTAGGACACCCCCATGCCCCCCTTCCAAGTGGTCGCCCCCTTCCAGCCCACGGGAGACCAGCCCCAGGCCATCCAGCGCCTGGCCGAGGGCTTGCGCAAGGGCCTGCGCTACCAGACCCTCCTGGGCGTTACCGGAAGCGGGAAGACCTTCACTATGGCCCATGTCATCGCCCAGGTGCAGCGCCCCGCCCTGGTCATCTGCCACAACAAGACCCTGGCCGCCCAACTGGCCACCGAGTTGAAGGAGTTCTTCCCCCACAACGCCGTAGAGTACTTCGTCTCCTACTACGACTATTACCAACCCGAGGCCTATGTCCCCGAGACGGATACCTATGTGGAGAAGGAGACGGACATCAACGAGGAGATCGACCGCCTGCGCCACGCTGCCACCCGCGCCCTCCTCACCCGACGGGATGTGATCATCGTGGCGTCTGTGTCGTGCATCTACGGCCTGGGCGCACCCGAGGAGTACTACTCCTTCGTGGCCAAGGTGCAGAAGGGCGAGCGCCGCTCCCTCCAGCGCCTGTTGCGCTCCCTGGTGGACATGCAGTATGAGCGCAACGATGTGGACTTCCGCCGGGGCACCTTCCGCGTGCGGGGGGATACCCTGGACATCTTCCCCGCCTACGAGGAACTGGCGGTGCGCATCTCCTTCTGGGGGGACGAGGTGGAGCGGATTCTCCACCTGGACCCCCTCACGGGCGAGGTGCTGGCCGACCTGGAGGAGATAGAAATCTTCCCCGCCAAGCACTTCGTCACAGGGCGGGAGAAACTCCTCCAAGCCATCAAGGGCATTGAGGCCGAACTGGAGGAGCGCCTGCGGGACCTGGAAGCTCAGGGCAAACTGTTGGAGGCCCAGCGCCTCAAACAGCGCACCCGCTTTGATATGGAGATGCTGGAGCAGGTGGGCTACTGCACCGGCGTGGAGAACTACTCCTGCCACCTGCAGGGGCGGCACCACCCTGTCCACGGCAAACTGGCCGTCGCCTGTGGCGCGCCCCCCTGGACACTCCTGGACTACTTCCCCGACGACTTCATCTGCTTCATAGACGAGTCCCATATGACGGTGCCCCAAATCCGGGGCATGTATGGGGGCGACATCGCCCGCAAGCAGACCCTGGTGGACTACGGTTTTCGCCTGCCCTCGGCTATGGACAACCGCCCCCTCTCCTTCCAGGAGTTCGAGGAGCGCCTCAACCAGGTGGTGTTTGTGTCTGCCACGCCCGGCCCCTACGAACTGGCCGTCAGCGAGCAGGTGGTGGAACAACTTATTCGCCCCACCGGCATCCTGGACCCCACTGTGGAGGTGCGCCCCACGGCCGGCCAGGTGGACGACCTCATTGGCGAAATTCGTCAGCGCGTGGAGCGGGGAGAGCGGGCGCTGGTGACCACCCTCACCCAGCGCATGGCCGAGGAACTGGCCGACTACCTTCAAGAGGTGGGCATCAAGGCCCACTACCTGCACGCCGAGGTGGAGACCCTGGAGCGCAGTGAAATCCTGCGCGACCTGCGCCTGGGCGTGTACGATGTGGTGGTGGGCATCAACCTCCTGCGGGAGGGGCTGGATCTGCCGGAGGTGAGCCTAGTGGCCATCCTAGACGCCGACAAGGAGGGCTACCTGCGCTCCGAAACGGCCCTCATCCAGACCATGGGGCGCGCCGCCCGCCACGAGCGGGGGCATGTGATTATGTATGCCGACACTATCACCGAGTCCATGCGGCGCGCCATAGAGGAGACCCAGCGCCGTCGGCGCATCCAGGAGGAGTACAACCGCCAGCACGGCATTGTGCCCACCTCCATCCGCAAGGCGGTGCGGGACATCACCGAACGGGTGCGCCAGGCGGCGGTGGCCGAGAGCAAGGCCCCCTATGTAGTGCACCGCCAGTCCCTCACCAAGGAGGAGACCGCCCGCCTCATCAAGGAACTGGAGCGCCAGATGAAGGAGGCAGCGCGCCGCTTGGAGTTTGAAAAGGCGGCGCTCCTGCGGGACCAGATT
This genomic interval carries:
- a CDS encoding CoA transferase produces the protein MALGPLHGIRVVEHTHMYAGPYCCALLGDLGADVIKLEPVERGDRIRELPPFTPEGRFSYPFGVRNRNKRSLAVDLATPEGQAIAHRLVATADVFVHNIRPQTLERLGLSYARLREINPRLIFAGISGFGQHGPFKDLPGQDLQIQAMSGILSVTGYPDLPSTPIGDHIGDASGGVITALAILAALYHRERTGQGQEVHVSLLASLMALQHDRFSIFLNTGIVPPKRGMGSPVSPPPYGIWRCRDGQELALSSSRDDQWADFCTAIERPDLAQDARFATREQREAHRSLLAAILREVFLQKDRDTWVALLRRYNQWVVPVRDYAHIVADGDLQANGRIVETVHPQAGRIRALAFPADLHESPATVRRPAPLLGEHTRELLRELGYTNEEVDALYQRKVVR
- a CDS encoding MaoC family dehydratase — its product is MVVQAKGVTWESIRIGDALPSQTKRETQETIDAFGAFRRAILGPRREWKDLHSDPEFARGGIFGATVNMGIATADYFFQVLEQAFPHQALFSPHSRYTFKAVAPIYAGDTVTITGKVVDKRQEEGRNLVVCELTGVNQRGQVVYVGTATVHFP
- a CDS encoding aspartyl protease family protein, with product MGAFRVPLEIGNPQGQRREKVEALVNTGTTYTVVPASVLHRLGVEVWERHPFLLADGRQAEYAIGMARLRLEGRSQMCPVVFGEEGITPLLGVVTLEIFRLAVDPVGDGLSPCPS
- a CDS encoding MaoC family dehydratase N-terminal domain-containing protein, with translation MVQEQERLYEWEVARIGDESPPIRIEVTADMIREYMKVCRYEHIPPADADLVAPPGMVFAYAPMRRDQAIAAAGYVAPEQAKTNPRATPYVGSQVTLYRPVRPGDVITSTTKTYAKYERKGNKFIDFLITAYNQRGEKVAEYIYTCLWHYAKGKVSPPGGDGGRSEGR
- the uvrB gene encoding excinuclease ABC subunit UvrB, producing the protein MPPFQVVAPFQPTGDQPQAIQRLAEGLRKGLRYQTLLGVTGSGKTFTMAHVIAQVQRPALVICHNKTLAAQLATELKEFFPHNAVEYFVSYYDYYQPEAYVPETDTYVEKETDINEEIDRLRHAATRALLTRRDVIIVASVSCIYGLGAPEEYYSFVAKVQKGERRSLQRLLRSLVDMQYERNDVDFRRGTFRVRGDTLDIFPAYEELAVRISFWGDEVERILHLDPLTGEVLADLEEIEIFPAKHFVTGREKLLQAIKGIEAELEERLRDLEAQGKLLEAQRLKQRTRFDMEMLEQVGYCTGVENYSCHLQGRHHPVHGKLAVACGAPPWTLLDYFPDDFICFIDESHMTVPQIRGMYGGDIARKQTLVDYGFRLPSAMDNRPLSFQEFEERLNQVVFVSATPGPYELAVSEQVVEQLIRPTGILDPTVEVRPTAGQVDDLIGEIRQRVERGERALVTTLTQRMAEELADYLQEVGIKAHYLHAEVETLERSEILRDLRLGVYDVVVGINLLREGLDLPEVSLVAILDADKEGYLRSETALIQTMGRAARHERGHVIMYADTITESMRRAIEETQRRRRIQEEYNRQHGIVPTSIRKAVRDITERVRQAAVAESKAPYVVHRQSLTKEETARLIKELERQMKEAARRLEFEKAALLRDQIYDLRRLLDDADPVQRKVRT
- a CDS encoding TlyA family RNA methyltransferase, which produces MPHLRTRLDTLLVERGLAPTREKAQALVLAGQVLVDGQPARKPGQTVDPSAHVEVLAPLPYVSRGGIKLAHALDTFRISVEGKVCLDVGASTGGFTDCLLQRGARRVYAVDVGRGQLDLRLRRDPRVVVMEGVNARYPFPLPEPVDLITVDVSFISLRLVLPSVARHLGRGGTVLCLVKPQFEAPRQKVGKGGVVRDPTVHAQAIASVAVWAIGQGWRVRGITPSPILGDKGNREFFLWLEVPPVLP